One window of the Pseudomonas lurida genome contains the following:
- a CDS encoding methionine ABC transporter permease produces the protein MEVLLSFFANIDWSEIWLATGDTMTMLFGSLFFTVVLGLPLGVLLFLTSPRQLFEQKGLYALLSLIVNILRSLPFIILLIVMIPFTVLLTGTSLGVAGAIPPLVVGATPFFARLVETALREVDRGIIEATQSMGASTRQIIINALLPEARPGIFAAITVTAITLVSYTAMAGVVGAGGLGDLAIRFGYQRFQTDVMVVTVVMLLILVQILQTVGDKLVVHFSRK, from the coding sequence ATGGAAGTCCTATTGAGTTTCTTCGCCAATATCGACTGGTCCGAAATCTGGCTGGCCACTGGCGACACCATGACCATGCTGTTCGGCTCGCTGTTCTTCACCGTGGTGCTGGGCCTGCCCCTGGGCGTGTTGCTGTTCCTCACCAGCCCGCGCCAACTGTTCGAACAGAAAGGCCTGTACGCGTTGCTCTCGCTGATCGTGAACATCCTGCGTTCGCTGCCGTTCATCATCCTGCTGATCGTGATGATCCCGTTCACGGTGTTGCTCACCGGTACTTCGCTGGGCGTGGCGGGTGCAATTCCGCCGCTGGTCGTGGGTGCCACGCCGTTCTTTGCGCGCCTGGTGGAAACCGCCCTGCGCGAAGTTGACCGCGGCATCATCGAGGCCACGCAATCCATGGGGGCCAGCACGCGCCAGATCATCATCAATGCCTTGCTGCCCGAAGCACGCCCGGGCATTTTCGCAGCGATTACGGTGACGGCGATTACACTGGTGTCCTACACGGCCATGGCCGGTGTAGTGGGCGCCGGCGGCCTGGGCGACCTGGCGATCCGCTTCGGTTACCAGCGCTTCCAGACCGATGTGATGGTCGTCACCGTGGTGATGCTATTGATCCTGGTGCAAATTCTGCAAACCGTCGGCGACAAGCTGGTGGTGCACTTTTCTCGAAAATAA
- a CDS encoding methionine ABC transporter ATP-binding protein, giving the protein MIEFHNVHKTYRVAGKDIPALHSTSLSVENGQVFGLIGHSGAGKSTLLRLINRLEEPSGGQIKVDGEEVTALDANGLRRFRQQVGMIFQHFNLLASKTVADNVALPLTLAGELSRKEIDQRVAELLARVGLSDHAKKYPAQLSGGQKQRVGIARALATKPKILLCDEATSALDPQTTASVLQLLAEINRELKLTIVLITHEMDVIRRVCDQVAVMDAGVIVEQGSVADVFLHPKHPTTKRFVQEAEQVDEGEQRDDFAHVPGRIVRLTFQGEATYAPLLGTVARETGVDYSILAGRIDRIKDIPYGQLTLAITGGDMEAAFARFTAADVHMEVLR; this is encoded by the coding sequence GTGATCGAGTTTCATAACGTCCATAAAACCTACCGCGTCGCCGGTAAGGATATCCCCGCGCTGCACTCCACCAGCTTGAGTGTCGAAAACGGCCAGGTGTTTGGCCTGATCGGCCACTCCGGTGCGGGTAAAAGCACACTCCTGCGCCTGATCAACCGCCTCGAAGAACCGAGTGGCGGCCAGATCAAGGTGGATGGCGAAGAAGTCACCGCCCTGGACGCCAACGGCCTGCGCCGTTTCCGTCAGCAGGTCGGGATGATCTTCCAGCACTTCAACCTGCTCGCCTCCAAGACCGTCGCTGACAACGTGGCACTGCCGCTGACGTTGGCGGGCGAGCTGTCGCGCAAGGAAATCGACCAGCGCGTTGCAGAATTGCTCGCGCGCGTTGGCTTGTCGGACCACGCCAAGAAGTACCCGGCGCAATTGTCCGGTGGCCAAAAGCAACGCGTCGGCATTGCACGCGCCCTGGCAACCAAGCCAAAGATTTTGCTGTGCGACGAAGCCACCAGCGCCCTCGACCCGCAGACCACCGCTTCGGTGCTGCAACTGCTGGCCGAGATCAACCGCGAGTTGAAGCTGACCATCGTGCTGATCACCCATGAAATGGACGTGATCCGCCGCGTCTGCGATCAGGTGGCCGTGATGGACGCTGGCGTGATTGTCGAGCAAGGCTCGGTGGCCGATGTGTTCCTGCACCCCAAGCACCCAACCACCAAGCGCTTCGTGCAAGAAGCCGAGCAGGTTGACGAAGGTGAGCAACGCGATGACTTCGCCCACGTACCGGGCCGTATCGTGCGCCTGACCTTCCAGGGAGAAGCGACCTACGCGCCGCTGCTGGGTACCGTCGCCCGCGAAACGGGTGTGGACTACAGCATCCTCGCCGGTCGTATCGACCGCATCAAAGACATCCCCTACGGGCAACTGACCCTCGCCATTACCGGCGGCGACATGGAGGCCGCGTTTGCCCGCTTCACCGCCGCCGACGTCCACATGGAGGTCCTGCGCTAA